One genomic segment of Rhizobium viscosum includes these proteins:
- the mutY gene encoding A/G-specific adenine glycosylase produces the protein MTIRTPDAPTASPLLEWYDRHHRDLPWRVSPPMARRGIKADPYHVWLSEVMLQQTTVQAVKPYFANFLAKWPTVTDLANAPSELVMAAWAGLGYYARARNLKKCAEAVASQHDGIFPDTEEGLKALPGIGDYTAAAVAAIAFNRQAAVMDGNVERVISRLYAIATPLPAAKPLMRQKVALLTPADRPGDFAQAMMDLGATICTPKRPACSLCPFNGSCEALSLHDPEQFPVKATKKEKPIRRGAAFVAVTSDGDILLRRRVESGLLGGMTEIPTTAWTARQDGETSAEAAPFKADWESAGSVTHVFTHFELRLSIFRVAIANRLKIDDGWWEPVTNLEAQALPTIMKKAIAAAIPLAFKTAKG, from the coding sequence ATGACGATACGCACACCGGACGCGCCGACCGCCTCCCCTCTTCTCGAATGGTACGACCGCCATCATCGCGACCTGCCCTGGCGGGTTTCGCCGCCGATGGCCAGACGCGGCATCAAGGCCGATCCCTATCACGTCTGGCTGTCCGAGGTGATGCTGCAGCAGACGACGGTGCAGGCGGTCAAACCCTATTTCGCCAATTTCCTGGCGAAATGGCCAACGGTGACCGATCTCGCCAATGCGCCGAGCGAGCTGGTGATGGCAGCCTGGGCAGGGCTTGGATATTACGCGCGGGCACGCAATCTCAAGAAATGCGCCGAGGCCGTCGCGAGCCAGCATGACGGCATCTTTCCCGACACCGAAGAAGGCCTGAAAGCGCTGCCCGGCATCGGCGACTATACGGCGGCTGCGGTCGCGGCCATCGCCTTTAACCGGCAGGCGGCCGTGATGGACGGCAATGTGGAGCGGGTCATCTCCAGGCTCTATGCCATCGCCACGCCGCTTCCAGCCGCCAAGCCGCTGATGCGCCAGAAGGTGGCTCTGCTGACGCCAGCCGACCGACCCGGCGATTTCGCCCAGGCGATGATGGATCTCGGCGCCACGATCTGCACGCCGAAGCGCCCGGCCTGCTCGCTCTGTCCGTTCAACGGATCGTGCGAGGCGCTCAGCCTGCATGATCCCGAGCAGTTTCCAGTCAAGGCCACCAAGAAGGAAAAGCCGATCCGGCGGGGTGCGGCCTTCGTGGCAGTCACCTCAGATGGCGATATCCTGCTGCGGCGGCGTGTCGAAAGCGGGCTGCTCGGCGGCATGACGGAAATTCCGACGACGGCATGGACCGCGCGGCAGGATGGCGAGACCTCAGCCGAAGCGGCGCCCTTCAAGGCTGACTGGGAGAGCGCCGGCAGCGTCACCCACGTCTTCACCCATTTCGAGCTCAGGCTTTCGATCTTCCGAGTGGCAATTGCCAATCGCCTTAAAATCGATGACGGCTGGTGGGAGCCGGTTACAAATCTTGAAGCTCAGGCGCTGCCGACTATCATGAAAAAAGCGATCGCAGCGGCTATTCCTCTCGCGTTCAAAACAGCCAAGGGATGA
- the relB gene encoding type II toxin-antitoxin system RelB family antitoxin: protein MLALRLPPEIEARLDALAKRTGRSKSFYARQAILEHLDDMEDIFLAEKRLEEFRKGETDTVPLPELMKRYGVEN, encoded by the coding sequence ATGCTTGCTTTAAGATTGCCGCCGGAAATTGAAGCTCGGCTGGATGCGCTTGCAAAACGCACTGGGCGAAGCAAGAGTTTCTATGCGCGGCAGGCCATTCTCGAACACCTTGACGATATGGAAGATATCTTCCTTGCAGAAAAGCGTCTCGAGGAGTTCCGCAAGGGAGAAACCGATACAGTGCCGCTCCCGGAGTTGATGAAGCGGTATGGCGTGGAGAATTGA
- the ppdK gene encoding pyruvate, phosphate dikinase: MTKWVYTFGNGQAEGRARDKEILGGKGANLAEMCSLGLPVPPGLTIISEACSTYYKNGRKIDRALKEQVLAGIAGIEEITGRRFGAGKQPLLLSVRSGARVSMPGMMDTVLNLGLNDETVQALGHDAGDARFAWDSYRRFIQMYADVVMGLGNDLFEEILEDEKGRLGHEFDTELNASEWQHVVSLYKALIEEELDEAFPQDPAVQLWGAVGAVFSSWMSARAVTYRHLHNIPEAWGTAVNIQAMVFGNLGNASATGVAFTRNPSTGQKLLYGEFLVNAQGEDVVAGIRTPQSITEEGRIASGSEKPSMEKLMPEAFAEFGRICDRLEAHYRDMQDIEFTIERGKLWMLQTRSGKRSTRAAMKIAVDMVDEGVITEEEAVLRIEPSTLDQLLHPTIDPRVTRQVIGSGLPASPGAATGEIVFTAEEAVEAESEGRKVILLRVETSPEDIHGMHAAEGILTTRGGMTSHAAVVARGMGIPCVVGAGTMRIDARNERLIGVGVTLKKGDVITIDGSAGQVLKGEVPMIQPELSGDFGRIMGWADRARRMTVRTNADTPADARAARSFGAEGIGLCRTEHMFFEGERIHVMREMILAEDEKGRRGALDKLLPMQRGDFTSLFTVMHGLPVTIRLLDPPLHEFLPKSDEEIAEVAYAMGMEPSALRQRVDALHEFNPMLGHRGCRLAISYPEIVEMQARAIFEAAVAAAQETGAAVVPEIMVPLVGLRSELDYVKAKIDAVALDVMSEARMRIDYLVGTMIELPRAALRAHVIAEAAEFFSFGTNDLTQTTFGISRDDASAFIPTYQRKGIIEHDPFISLDFDGVGELIRIAAERGRRTRNDMKLGICGEHGGDPASIHFCETIGLDYVSCSPFRVPIARLAAAQAVISGAQ, from the coding sequence ATGACCAAGTGGGTCTATACGTTCGGCAACGGGCAGGCTGAAGGCCGGGCGCGAGACAAGGAGATCCTTGGCGGCAAGGGCGCCAATCTTGCCGAAATGTGCAGCCTCGGCTTGCCGGTTCCTCCCGGACTCACCATCATCAGCGAAGCCTGCAGCACCTATTACAAGAACGGCCGCAAGATCGATCGAGCGCTGAAGGAGCAGGTGCTCGCAGGCATTGCGGGTATCGAGGAGATTACAGGCCGCCGTTTCGGTGCGGGCAAACAGCCTCTTTTGCTCTCCGTTCGCTCAGGTGCCCGTGTTTCCATGCCGGGCATGATGGATACGGTGCTCAATCTCGGCCTGAATGACGAGACGGTGCAGGCCCTCGGCCATGATGCCGGCGACGCGCGCTTTGCCTGGGACAGCTATCGCCGCTTCATCCAGATGTATGCCGATGTCGTTATGGGGCTCGGCAATGATCTCTTCGAGGAAATCCTCGAGGACGAGAAGGGGCGCCTTGGCCACGAGTTCGATACCGAACTCAACGCTTCCGAATGGCAGCATGTCGTTTCGCTCTACAAGGCGCTGATCGAGGAAGAGCTGGATGAGGCTTTCCCGCAGGATCCTGCGGTACAGCTCTGGGGTGCTGTCGGCGCGGTGTTTTCTAGCTGGATGAGCGCACGTGCCGTTACCTATCGCCACCTTCATAATATTCCGGAAGCCTGGGGCACGGCGGTCAACATCCAGGCGATGGTCTTCGGCAATCTCGGCAACGCGTCTGCCACGGGTGTCGCCTTCACGCGCAATCCCTCGACCGGGCAGAAGCTGCTTTACGGCGAGTTCCTCGTCAATGCACAGGGCGAAGACGTCGTCGCCGGCATCCGCACGCCGCAGAGCATCACAGAGGAGGGGCGTATAGCCTCAGGTTCCGAAAAGCCCTCGATGGAAAAGCTGATGCCGGAGGCCTTTGCCGAGTTCGGCCGCATCTGCGATCGGCTCGAAGCCCATTACCGCGATATGCAGGACATCGAATTCACCATCGAGCGCGGCAAGCTCTGGATGCTGCAGACGCGTTCCGGCAAACGTTCGACACGGGCAGCCATGAAGATTGCCGTCGACATGGTGGACGAAGGCGTCATCACCGAGGAAGAAGCCGTCCTGCGCATCGAGCCTTCGACGCTCGACCAGCTTCTGCATCCGACCATCGATCCCCGCGTTACCCGTCAGGTAATCGGCTCCGGCCTGCCGGCTTCGCCCGGTGCAGCGACCGGCGAGATCGTTTTCACGGCGGAAGAGGCCGTTGAGGCAGAGTCGGAAGGTCGCAAGGTCATCCTGCTGCGCGTCGAGACGAGCCCTGAAGACATTCACGGCATGCATGCGGCCGAAGGCATTCTGACGACGCGCGGCGGTATGACCAGCCATGCGGCCGTCGTTGCCCGCGGCATGGGCATCCCCTGCGTCGTCGGCGCCGGCACCATGCGCATCGACGCCCGCAATGAGCGGCTGATTGGCGTCGGCGTCACGCTGAAAAAGGGCGATGTCATCACCATCGACGGCTCCGCCGGCCAGGTCCTTAAGGGCGAGGTGCCGATGATCCAGCCGGAACTGTCGGGCGATTTCGGCCGCATCATGGGTTGGGCGGACCGCGCCCGCCGCATGACTGTGCGCACCAACGCAGACACGCCCGCCGACGCCCGCGCCGCCCGCTCCTTCGGTGCCGAAGGCATCGGCCTATGCCGCACCGAACACATGTTCTTCGAGGGCGAGCGCATCCATGTCATGCGCGAGATGATCCTGGCCGAGGACGAGAAGGGCAGGCGGGGCGCGCTCGACAAGCTCCTGCCGATGCAGCGGGGCGATTTCACCAGCCTGTTCACCGTCATGCACGGCCTGCCGGTAACGATCCGCTTGCTCGATCCTCCGCTGCACGAATTTTTGCCGAAGAGTGATGAGGAGATCGCCGAGGTCGCCTATGCCATGGGCATGGAGCCTTCGGCCCTGCGCCAGCGCGTCGATGCACTGCACGAGTTCAATCCCATGCTCGGCCATCGCGGCTGCCGCCTTGCCATCTCCTATCCTGAAATCGTCGAGATGCAGGCCCGCGCCATCTTCGAGGCGGCGGTTGCCGCGGCACAGGAAACGGGGGCCGCCGTCGTTCCCGAAATCATGGTGCCGCTCGTCGGTCTGCGCTCCGAGCTCGATTACGTGAAGGCGAAGATCGATGCGGTTGCACTGGATGTCATGTCGGAAGCCAGGATGCGTATCGATTATCTGGTCGGCACGATGATCGAACTGCCGCGTGCCGCATTGCGCGCCCATGTCATTGCCGAAGCAGCCGAGTTCTTCTCCTTCGGCACCAACGACCTGACGCAGACGACCTTCGGCATTTCACGCGACGATGCCTCGGCCTTCATTCCGACCTACCAGCGCAAGGGCATCATCGAGCATGATCCCTTCATATCCCTGGATTTCGATGGAGTAGGGGAGCTGATCCGCATCGCTGCGGAGCGCGGCCGGCGCACGCGCAACGATATGAAGCTCGGCATCTGCGGTGAACATGGCGGCGATCCCGCCTCGATCCATTTCTGCGAGACGATCGGTCTCGACTACGTCTCCTGCTCGCCTTTCCGCGTGCCGATTGCGCGGCTTGCAGCCGCGCAGGCGGTGATTTCAGGCGCTCAGTGA
- a CDS encoding chromosome segregation SMC family protein, whose amino-acid sequence MKFNKLRLIGFKSFVEPTEFIIERGLTGVVGPNGCGKSNLVEALRWVMGENSYKNMRASGMDDVIFSGSGNRPARNTAEVALYLDNGERTAPAAFNDSDEIQVTRRIEREQGSIYRINGKESRAKDVQLLFADASTGARSPSMVGQGRIGELIAAKPQARRQLLEEAAGISGLHSRRHEAELRLRAAESNLERLDDVTSQLESQIESLKRQARQANRFKTLSADIRAREAMLLHIRWVQAKEAEAESDSALNQATVVVAEKAQIQMNAAKDQGIAALKLPELREGEARAAAALQRLQIARSQLEEDANRILRRRDELTRRLAQLAEDIRREERLVADNATFLARLDAEEADIAEILADSGRYAEETQRAFEEAAAKLADSERIFTTLTAERAEAAAGRNQLERAIRDLADRKLRLERQMDDANRELAGVGERIATLPDPEEKRAVVEAGEIAVAEAEAAIQSVELALAKARETEALSRAPVDQARSKLNALETEARTIQRMLAGAAAGEFPPVAEVLKVDRGFETALGAALGDDLESPLDPNAPAHWSENGDGAGDPGLPAGTEPLLNHVRAPATLIRRLRQIGLATATDVPRLMKELKAGQQLVTREGAVYRWDGHVTGADAPSAAALRLAQKNRLAELEGEAELARDVLTEAEERLAAAADTIREEERRLTDARDMNRLSARHLAEAREALAAAERASGDLIRRRDVIAEAVSQLQAQLEDVAVQEENARIELEDAPDLTALDDRLRFQQAEVATDRGALAETRARHESLNRENDARQRRIVAIGQERETWRQRAASAEDHIATLREREEEAREEAAELEMAPDEFDDKRRALLTELQKAEEARRHAADLLAEAELLQRDADHKAATALSELAESRERRGRAEERLVSAREKRQESEQRIRETLNVQPHEAMRLADRPGLQTLPDPREVEREVERLRMERERLGAVNLRADEEQKELSEKLEALIKERDDVIDAIRKLRGAIQSLNREGRERLIAAFDVVNAQFQRLFTHLFGGGTAELQLIESDDPLEAGLEILARPPGKKPQTMTLLSGGEQALTAMALIFAVFLTNPAPICVLDEVDAPLDDHNVERYCNLMDEMAASTETRFVIITHNPITMARMNRLFGVTMAEQGVSQLVSVDLQTAERLRETA is encoded by the coding sequence ATGAAGTTCAACAAGCTCCGCCTTATCGGCTTCAAGTCCTTCGTGGAACCGACCGAATTCATCATCGAGCGCGGCCTCACCGGCGTCGTCGGCCCGAATGGCTGCGGGAAGTCCAATCTCGTCGAGGCCCTGCGCTGGGTCATGGGCGAGAATTCCTACAAGAACATGCGCGCGTCCGGCATGGATGACGTGATCTTTTCCGGTTCCGGAAACCGCCCGGCGCGCAACACCGCCGAAGTCGCGCTCTATCTTGATAACGGCGAGCGCACTGCACCCGCCGCCTTCAACGACAGCGATGAAATCCAGGTCACCCGCCGCATCGAGCGCGAGCAGGGGTCGATTTACCGCATCAACGGCAAGGAAAGCCGCGCCAAGGATGTGCAGCTTCTTTTTGCGGATGCTTCCACCGGCGCTCGCTCTCCTTCCATGGTCGGGCAGGGGCGCATCGGTGAGCTGATCGCCGCAAAGCCGCAGGCCCGCCGCCAGTTGCTGGAAGAGGCCGCCGGCATTTCCGGCCTGCACTCCCGCCGCCACGAGGCCGAGCTTCGCCTGCGTGCCGCCGAAAGCAATCTGGAACGGCTGGATGACGTCACCTCGCAGCTCGAAAGCCAGATCGAGAGCCTGAAGCGCCAGGCCCGCCAGGCAAACCGTTTCAAGACGCTCTCTGCCGATATCCGCGCCCGCGAGGCGATGCTCTTGCATATCCGCTGGGTGCAGGCAAAGGAAGCCGAGGCCGAGTCCGACAGCGCGCTGAACCAGGCAACCGTCGTCGTTGCCGAGAAGGCGCAGATCCAGATGAATGCGGCAAAGGACCAGGGCATCGCCGCCCTGAAGCTGCCCGAACTGCGCGAGGGCGAGGCGCGAGCGGCTGCCGCACTCCAGCGCCTGCAGATCGCCCGCAGCCAGCTCGAAGAGGATGCCAACCGCATCCTGCGCCGCCGCGATGAACTCACTCGCCGTCTGGCGCAACTTGCCGAAGACATCAGACGCGAGGAGCGGCTTGTCGCCGATAATGCCACGTTCCTTGCGAGACTCGATGCCGAAGAGGCCGATATTGCTGAAATTCTGGCCGATTCCGGCCGTTATGCCGAAGAGACGCAGCGGGCTTTCGAAGAGGCGGCCGCCAAACTTGCCGACAGCGAGCGTATCTTCACCACCCTGACCGCAGAGCGCGCTGAAGCCGCAGCCGGACGCAATCAGCTGGAACGCGCAATTCGCGACCTCGCTGACCGCAAGCTGCGGCTCGAACGCCAGATGGACGATGCCAATCGCGAACTCGCCGGTGTCGGGGAGAGGATCGCGACTCTGCCTGACCCGGAAGAAAAGCGCGCAGTGGTGGAGGCCGGCGAGATTGCTGTCGCCGAGGCCGAAGCGGCGATCCAGTCTGTCGAACTGGCGCTGGCCAAGGCGCGCGAGACGGAAGCGCTCTCCCGCGCTCCGGTCGATCAGGCACGCAGCAAGCTCAACGCGCTTGAGACGGAAGCACGCACCATCCAGCGCATGCTGGCAGGCGCCGCTGCTGGCGAATTCCCGCCGGTTGCCGAAGTGCTGAAAGTCGATCGCGGTTTCGAAACGGCGCTCGGTGCCGCCCTTGGAGATGACCTCGAATCCCCCCTCGACCCGAATGCGCCTGCCCACTGGTCGGAAAATGGCGATGGCGCCGGCGATCCGGGACTGCCTGCCGGTACCGAGCCGCTGCTGAACCATGTTCGAGCACCTGCCACGCTGATCCGTCGTCTGCGCCAGATTGGCTTGGCGACCGCCACCGATGTGCCGCGTCTGATGAAGGAGCTCAAGGCCGGCCAGCAGCTGGTCACCAGGGAAGGCGCCGTCTATCGCTGGGATGGCCATGTCACCGGTGCGGACGCACCGAGTGCGGCCGCTCTTCGTCTCGCCCAGAAGAACCGCCTTGCTGAACTCGAAGGTGAGGCGGAACTTGCTCGCGATGTTCTGACCGAGGCAGAGGAGCGCCTTGCCGCTGCTGCCGATACGATCCGAGAAGAAGAGCGCAGGCTCACTGACGCCCGCGACATGAACCGCCTGTCCGCCCGTCATCTGGCCGAGGCACGCGAGGCTCTGGCTGCTGCGGAGCGCGCTTCGGGCGACCTTATTCGTCGCCGCGACGTCATCGCCGAAGCCGTCAGCCAGTTGCAGGCGCAGCTCGAAGATGTCGCCGTTCAGGAAGAAAATGCCCGCATCGAGCTGGAGGATGCGCCAGATCTAACCGCGCTCGATGACCGGCTGCGCTTCCAGCAGGCCGAAGTCGCGACCGATCGCGGTGCGCTTGCTGAAACACGCGCGCGCCATGAAAGCCTCAACCGCGAGAACGATGCGCGCCAGCGCCGCATCGTCGCCATCGGCCAGGAGCGCGAAACATGGCGCCAGCGCGCTGCAAGCGCTGAAGATCACATCGCCACGCTGCGCGAGCGCGAGGAGGAGGCCCGAGAGGAGGCTGCCGAGCTCGAAATGGCGCCTGATGAATTTGACGACAAGCGCCGCGCTTTACTAACGGAATTGCAGAAGGCCGAGGAGGCCCGCCGTCATGCCGCTGATCTGCTGGCGGAGGCCGAACTGCTGCAGCGTGACGCCGACCACAAGGCGGCGACCGCGCTTTCGGAACTCGCCGAAAGCCGCGAGCGCCGCGGCCGCGCCGAGGAACGCCTCGTCTCCGCACGCGAGAAACGACAGGAGAGCGAACAGCGCATTCGCGAGACACTGAATGTGCAGCCGCATGAGGCGATGCGCCTTGCCGACCGGCCGGGACTGCAGACCCTGCCGGATCCGCGCGAGGTCGAACGCGAGGTGGAGCGACTGCGGATGGAGCGCGAGCGGTTGGGTGCGGTCAACCTGCGCGCCGACGAGGAGCAGAAGGAACTCAGCGAGAAGCTGGAAGCGCTCATCAAGGAACGTGACGACGTCATCGACGCCATCAGAAAGCTGCGCGGGGCGATCCAGAGCCTGAACCGCGAAGGCCGTGAGCGCCTGATCGCCGCCTTCGATGTCGTCAACGCCCAATTCCAGCGCCTCTTCACCCACCTCTTCGGCGGTGGCACAGCGGAATTGCAACTGATCGAATCCGACGATCCGCTGGAAGCTGGTCTCGAAATTCTTGCCCGCCCGCCCGGCAAAAAGCCACAGACCATGACGCTGCTCTCGGGTGGCGAACAGGCGCTGACGGCGATGGCTTTGATCTTCGCCGTCTTCCTCACCAATCCCGCGCCCATCTGCGTGCTGGACGAAGTGGACGCGCCGCTCGATGACCACAATGTCGAGCGTTACTGCAATCTGATGGACGAGATGGCGGCTTCCACCGAGACCCGATTCGTCATCATTACCCACAACCCCATCACCATGGCGCGCATGAATCGCCTCTTTGGCGTCACGATGGCCGAGCAGGGTGTTTCTCAACTTGTCTCGGTCGATTTGCAGACCGCAGAGCGTCTCCGTGAGACGGCTTGA
- a CDS encoding type II toxin-antitoxin system RelE family toxin, which translates to MAWRIEFHRAAERELEKLGRDAVSRILRFLNDRVAKLDDPRSLGEALKGSELGNFWKYRVGDYRVIADIDDGAVRILVVRVGNRRDVYR; encoded by the coding sequence ATGGCGTGGAGAATTGAGTTTCACCGGGCTGCCGAGCGTGAGCTCGAAAAGCTCGGTCGCGACGCTGTTAGTCGCATCCTCCGCTTTCTGAACGATCGCGTTGCTAAGCTGGACGATCCAAGATCGCTCGGGGAGGCGCTGAAGGGATCCGAATTGGGAAATTTTTGGAAATACCGCGTCGGAGACTATCGCGTGATTGCCGATATCGACGACGGCGCGGTACGGATTCTGGTTGTGCGCGTTGGCAATCGCCGCGATGTGTATCGATAA
- a CDS encoding DsbA family protein — MRISEMQLTKRQLLGGVAAATASMAVYGTAQAQAAPEIPKPDGDVDMAKVLEPGALPEMALGKSDAPVKIVEYMSMTCPHCAHFHNTTFDTIKQKYIDTGKVEFILREFPFDPRAAAAFMLARCNPQKPEELATPEQYFPMVAMLFKQQQVWAAADDGRAALLQMSKLAGFTEDSFTKCLTNQKLLDEVNATRERGSKDFGVNATPTFLINGKRYSGDMPVDTMSALIDSLL, encoded by the coding sequence ATGCGCATCTCTGAAATGCAACTGACGAAACGCCAGCTTCTGGGCGGTGTCGCCGCCGCAACCGCATCCATGGCGGTATACGGTACGGCGCAGGCGCAAGCAGCCCCGGAAATCCCGAAGCCGGACGGCGATGTTGACATGGCCAAGGTGCTGGAGCCTGGCGCGCTGCCGGAAATGGCACTCGGCAAATCCGATGCCCCGGTCAAGATCGTCGAATATATGTCGATGACCTGCCCGCATTGCGCCCACTTCCACAACACGACCTTCGATACCATCAAGCAGAAATACATCGACACCGGCAAGGTCGAGTTCATCCTGCGCGAATTCCCCTTCGATCCGCGCGCTGCCGCCGCCTTCATGCTCGCCCGCTGCAACCCGCAGAAGCCGGAAGAGCTCGCAACGCCGGAACAGTATTTCCCGATGGTCGCCATGCTCTTCAAGCAGCAGCAGGTCTGGGCTGCCGCCGATGATGGCCGTGCTGCGCTGCTGCAGATGTCGAAGCTTGCCGGATTTACTGAGGATAGCTTCACGAAGTGCTTGACGAACCAGAAACTGCTGGATGAAGTGAATGCCACGCGGGAACGGGGTTCCAAGGATTTTGGCGTCAATGCCACGCCGACGTTCCTCATCAATGGCAAGCGCTATTCTGGAGACATGCCGGTTGACACCATGTCGGCCCTCATCGACAGCCTCCTCTGA
- a CDS encoding DUF721 domain-containing protein, with the protein MSYPRKDGKQISELTNGIIDPVLARRAGINSALLGSWDEIAGEDFADCTRPEKIAWARGGDDGSFRPGVLTVACEGARALFLTHAQGELIQRINSFFGFAAVHQLRIVQKPVYQPVKRSRTPPPLKGEAARKLEGMMQGIEDDKLRQAIARLGTAVLGKRGK; encoded by the coding sequence ATGAGTTATCCACGCAAAGATGGGAAGCAGATTTCCGAGCTGACGAACGGCATCATCGATCCCGTTCTCGCCCGCCGTGCCGGCATCAACAGCGCGCTTCTCGGCTCATGGGACGAAATCGCCGGCGAGGACTTCGCCGATTGCACCCGACCGGAAAAGATCGCCTGGGCCCGCGGCGGCGATGACGGCAGCTTCCGCCCGGGCGTGCTGACGGTTGCCTGCGAAGGCGCGCGCGCTCTTTTTCTGACCCATGCGCAAGGCGAACTCATCCAGCGCATCAACAGCTTCTTCGGCTTCGCCGCCGTCCACCAACTCCGCATCGTCCAGAAGCCGGTCTACCAGCCGGTCAAACGCTCCCGCACGCCACCGCCTTTGAAGGGCGAAGCCGCCCGCAAGCTGGAAGGCATGATGCAGGGCATAGAGGATGACAAATTGCGCCAGGCGATCGCTCGTCTGGGTACGGCAGTATTGGGCAAGCGGGGCAAATAG